The DNA segment AGGGGAAGATATTGCCGaaacatatgatggttggaggatttTTTTGACGGAACAACAAACTTCAAAAGAGTGGGCATCAGAGTTGTCCTGGTATAAAAAACCGGTCATCATTACCCGGTATCCACCAAGCTCAGAttctcgtgcaccaacaatatggcagaatatgaggcttcaTTGTGGGACTTAGGTTGGCGATCGACATGAAGATTCAGGAATTGCTGGTAATTAGAGAATCAGATCTACTGGTACATCAAGTACTCGGAGAATAGGCCACCAAAAACACTAAGATATTGCCATACCTCCactttgtgcaaaatttgatcaAAAGATTCACAaggatagaattcaaacatgttccaagagtTCAGATGAGTTTGCCGGTCCGTTGGCTACTTtttcttccatgatacaacatccatacGAGAATTTTATTGATCCTATCTCGATAGAGATTCGAAAGCAACCAGCTTATTGTGTTAATGTTGAAGATGAGTttgatggaaatccatggtttcacgacatcaaggagtatttggagaAAGGAGAATACCAGGAAATGCTACACACACTCATAAGTGTACGCTTTGAAGattggccaaccatttctttAATAGcagaggaattctgtatagaaggactcctgactTGGGATTGCTGTGATGTGTCGATGCCATGGAGGCATCTAGGTTGCTTGAATAGATACACGCCAGAACCTGCAGACCTCACATGAACAGGTTCATTCTTGCCAAGAAGATATTAAAGGCAGGGTATTTCTAGATGACTATGGAGACAAACTGCATCAAGTATGTAGAGAAGTGTCaccatttccaggtacatgctgatatgatacgagtgccacccaacgaactcaatgcaacgagttCACCTTGGCCTTTCTCTGCCTGAGGCATGGACgtcatcggaccaattgaacCCGCTACCTCCAACGGACACAGATTCATCTTGGTGGAtatagattacttcacaaaataggttGAAGCCACTTCCTATAAAGCTGTGACTAAGAAGGTCATAGCAGACTTCATTCAGAAtcatattgtttgtcgattcggagtACCCAAGTCAATCATTACCAATAATGCTTCCAATCTctacagtgatctgatgaaagccatgtgtgaaacattcaataTCAAGTACCGGAACACTACATCATATAGGCCACAAATGAACGGAGTCGtggaggccgccaacaagaatatcaagaagatattaaggaagatggtggATAACTACAAgaaatggcacgagaagctactgTTTGCCCTGCTCGGGTACCGCACCACAATCTGCaaatcaaccggggcaaccctcTATTTACTGGTCTACGACACTGAAGATGTCATGCCCACCGAAGTGGAAATTCCTTCCCTACGAATCATACAGGAGGCCAAGCttagcgatgcagaatggatacagAGCCGGTATGAGCAACTGGCTCTCATTGGCGGTAAAAGAATTAATGCAATGTGTCACAGTCAACTCTACtagaatagaatgacaaaggcTTTCAACAAAATGGTTAGACCAAGGCAATTCATACTAAGTCAATTGGTGTTGAAGCAGATCTTCCCGCACCAGGACGAAACAAAAGGAAAATTCTCACCTAATTAGCAAGGCCCTTACATGATTCACCGAgtactgacaggaggagcactcatacttgcagataTGGACAGAGAGatatggccaaaacctatcaatttggACACCATCAAGAGATATTACGTTTAATATTGTATTTGCACTTTCTTCTGATGTAACATGAACTACACTTGACCCGATTCCCATTTaagaagggatacgtaggcagccctgtgggttcggtcacatcataataaaatcttcattcccctcTACGGCCAGGAACCGGGGAAAGATTTCTAGATTTCATCAATCTCATTATGTCAAGGATCGCCAAGAAGTGTCTCGCCGAAAGTATAaattaaactggggtagaattttgagggggtcctcaaaattccgagctAAGAAGGTCATAATGTCTCAAAGCATGTCACAGTCTATGATTCAACCAAACTTTTTACTTTTGTTCATTATGTTTAAAGCAATTGCATCACTTACAAATGATTTACCATaaatgcatattttcgaaaaccgCATTTTCTGTAGTAGCCAGATGTTACACAGGGTGACTCGAACAAGGTGTCAAGACAAGAGCGAAGGCAAAGCGAGGAATCGAGAGCACAAACTAACCTTTCCCCCacaactcacgatttttctttggatgcaggcacaatgGACATAACAAGCACGCCCACAAATATGTACATACAATAAGATCTCTATCTTCACACCGATAGACATCACCATGCACAACCGCATCAAGCTAAGGACCACTTTCTCTCTCATATTTAGTCGTTGCTTTTCCAgcatagggctaagcattgccctcatcattgcataaggataaatgctgccttcctttgcatgagactaagtagtgtctccttttcttgcatagggctaagcactgccctcatcattgcataaggctaaacactgccttcatttgtatgagactaagcactctctccattacatttcatagggctaagcactgccctcattattgcataaggctaaacacaaCGTTCTTTTGCATGAGAcaaagcactgtctccattacattgcatagggctaggcactgccctcatcattgcataaggctaaatgctgccttcctttgcatgagattaagcACTATCTCTATTacattgcatagggctaagcactccCCTCATCATTGCATAATGCTAAATGCTGACTTTCAtcacatgaggctaagcactgcctccattattgcataaggctaagcaccacCTTCCCCTGCaaagggctaagcactgccctaaTTAtattgtatgagactaagcattgtctccgtTATTTGTATAAGGCCAAGCATTGCCTTGTCTCATTATCGCATATGACTAAACATCACCTATCAAGCAATCAATATCAATACATCtgtgcatttcatgggctgaaacatcaccGCACAGTCTGAAGGCGTCAcagtctgaaggcatcatcctcatagcccgaggacatcatgccatggccagaGGATCTCTCGAAAATGCATATCATTATtaaaaggcgtcatagtctagaggcaccatcttcattgTCACACCACGACCACGGGGAGCGCTCAACCGGGATAATCCTAgcgagcaagcctgctagatttccttctactcaaactcacccatgaataacgagaaaatatattttcattaattagacaatacgGAGATCATGTATACCACACCAATTCATTACTATTAGCTACTTCATTTATAAGTCcccaaaatattacattacacatccatagtttagaagtggaacatgtgatacaattacaatATATTTAGTTTGACCTTCTCAATACCAACGtacaacccacaccatgtctacggAGCGTCTAACGGGTACAAAAGAGTATTAGGATAGTTCCGGAAACAacgccccagctatacctcaataCACAATACACAATAcataagaaacaaaagatacatgacccctatatgaagtagggctcaccaagttagctaagaggaggtgtactgctatcactgatcgatgCCCCTTGCTATGAAacaacctgcatccattaaaagatgcatctcccccggcaaaaaggacgtgagtacatgtggaatagtactcgtatatAAGGCAGACAGAACAACATATGGAAATACGGTAACTAAAATAAGAGGTAAATAAATTACGTCAAGAAACTACAAAATGACCCATAGCATCACATGTCAAGTCTTATTTTACTTACATCATTTTGAACTTCTTTTGGGATCAAGTGTGCCCTATGAACTATGTGTGGGGTACAAAATATAATGTAAAAGTaccaacatgtacaaacaagggcaATGGAAGTGACACCTATTGTTTGTGTTGCCTATGCGTTTCACCAGACCGTCGATATCCCTCTCTTACTTTgcacttatgcgtttcatagaccgtccatagtgttcacatattttattatacacctatgtgtttcatagaccgtctatagggttcacatattatattatacacctatgcgtttcatagaccgtccataggattcatatattatattttacacctatgtgtttcatagaccgtccatagggttcattcatattatacacctatgcgtttcatagacagTCCATAGGGTTCATTCAcattatattatacacctatgcatttcatagactgtccataggattcacatattctattatacacttatgcgtttcatagaccgtccataggatttacATATTATACCATCATGCACACGACCATATATACACTCAAGCAACATGATTAACATTACCATTAAGGTAGTAATTTcctcatgctcatcatggagaaacacagtTTATTACATTAACGCATGCATGGCAAATCAATAAGTAGATTTCAATGGTGCATGgacccaatttcttttcttaaggttcgTCATCATTTAACATATGACGTCTCTTTTCCACCTCATTATATACCTCCTTGTCATATTAAGATcctaagttcatgattcttggtgacttaacatcgaagtcatttagattcattattttagaagcatacaaactatagttgaaaccattggaACATACAATGCCTCATGATTCTTATTTTGGCAAGCGTCCACAacatactatcacttacttgtactttcATGGCTGATCATAGTACATTAATAACATTATTatataaaagagtcaaaactcatttcataatctttcacacattctttcatttcattaGCACTATTGGCCACAAATGTAATTCtcattcttggcacgatggccaCATTTCTACATCTCATACtcgcttctttcactttcaagcaacATCATAGGTTATCGATAATAAGAGCATTGAGTTTCCTTTCCAATTTTAAGCATAATAACATTCattgaaacatgaattgaagtCATAACATTTTGATACATAAGCCACACTTGAACACATTTCTGAGGGAGAGCATAATGTGATAGGAGCAATTgaatcacattttgaacatataatttCCCACACAATGCTTATTTGGAATAACTGAATATTTTAGGAATGACCCGAATCATGAGGAAATAAGAACTTGGGCCAACCACGCTTGAAACCTACAGGATCATCATGGAATTCGACTctagagagaagtttagccaacatacctcgaaaGAGCTTCCCGTGGTGTAACAATAGTGTCCTGACACTCCTAACGATGTCAATCTATATAAGGGGAGAGAATTACAAGTTTGATTAGAGGAATTGGTGTGGCAAGAGCTGCTACAATGATGGCCCAACCGTTCCCTAAACCAATTCAACAATAAAACTACCCAAGATTTCCCAACAACCTCCCCACAATCCCTATTAGCTCATGCATGTGATAAATCTACTCTCCTCACCCAtaatcaacccaaatccgaaatcggAGAATTAggggaagaaattcttaccttttaGAAACCCTAGCAAGTTCCTTTTGATGAAATTCCAAGGCTTGAGAAAGATCTTGATTCACAAAGAACATGGGGCTTCCTTCTCTATCTAGAATAActctcccctctctctaaaatattagaTAATCCCTAAAAAATGACCCCTATGGATAGATAAAATGAaatgggtcgggttatgaaattaaaaaaataaagccCCGATGaaaatctgcggtcgcatatgcccTTCTGAAACTAGGCACTTCTGTGCAGGTCTGAGATAGGTCTGTGGTACACAAATCAATTCTGCGATcgtataatggaccgcagaacctCCTTTCGAAATTTCTCATGCTGGTTCTGCGACGGATGTGCGGCCCACGAAACGCTTAAGCGATCGTATAACTGATCGCAAAACAACCTCCATAATTGGCTCATTTCTTTGCTTCACGCTGCGGCAGATCTGCGGCCAACAtaatggttctgcggtcgcataattaaCCACAGAAATGCCGTGTTCTGCAAAATCATTTCTAGATTCATACACATTaccctacctcggcaccacaaaacttgAATCCCTTGGCAAaagtttacggggccttacattcatGGCatgaggacaccatttcatggcctacgaatccttaccatatgcttcatggcccaggacatcatcctcatcctttgaaagacaactctcatggtccgaagggaatttgcatcatgtttaaatttccgcaaTAACTGCATATATTCATGTGCATCGTGTTTTAATTTTTACAGGTGACTCGGGAGGTAACTGTTCTACAAACTGGAGCAATTCTTGCTCCGGTTTTCATTCACAACGTTCACATCTTTTGACTACCTTCAATGTAACCGACAACCAACAACGATCGTTTCCATACCGTAACCGCTCAAACACTTGTCTCATACATCCATATCATTCAAATTCACATTCATGGCCTTGCCTAAAATGTTCCATTACTTATGACACTATCTAATCCAAAAGATCCTTCCTCGAAACATAGGACCATTCTTATAACAACTCCACTGGTTTAGTTCGTCGTTGGATCCAAAACTACACACAGTCTGATTTCCGTGACACTATGGATATGTAAGCAACTCAGGAACCATGGTTCGACCCCCATTGTTTCAAAAACACCTCATCCTTGCTTATTTGGACAAAaatggtcatcattttctttacccgacaactctctCATCATTTTCGGGTAAAGAGAGTcagttgttgatactcaattttctcttcatattttataaagtattctatatactttcaaaatattattttgtattattGCCCAATTTACAAGtgtcatataagtattttctataattttaaaagcattgaaattgattttcttgcatttaatttgttcaaatatttattaattattcctttaaattatttttaggatgcgttaatcatccaaatttattattttataccCACAtgcattttataatattttatatcATTTTTTACATAATTCCATTTgcatttttctattttatttacactagttacaataatagcctatattctataaATAATTGCATTTGTTGTATTATTTCTGTCAAAataccttttatttttttataatattgaattattattttcAAGCAATTTTAcagcataaataatatttttactatttattagACGTttcaataattaaaattttaattaatttcgggtgTTTCAAGAGCTAGCCCAAAATAGGCCAATTTTCGGACCATTTTAACGGCCCAAACGTTCAACCCTTTTGGCCCAGTCCCCATAGCCCAAACCAAGACGACCCCATTAACTTAACCCGGTCGGTCGCGACCCGCTAAACAACCTGCCCTACTCATTTTTttatcatggccgttgatcttgagatcaacgaccctcgCTCACCCAGCCCTCCTTAATTAACCAAATCCACCCGAAACCCTACCATTTCCCTTATACcgccgcccctaaatcctctcTTCTCCTCTCCTATCAAACCCTAGATGCCACCTCAAAATCTCCCCCGAATCCGATCAACTCATGGATTCTTGCCATGATTTACTTACCTTTTATGGATTATCTCACTGTTACCTGCATGAATATggtattacttagtacttgcccAGTTTTGGCAAGTACCAATCTTCCGATTCAAGAGAAATCGTACTCACTCTTCAAGATTCAGATGATTTTT comes from the Nicotiana tabacum cultivar K326 chromosome 14, ASM71507v2, whole genome shotgun sequence genome and includes:
- the LOC142168970 gene encoding uncharacterized protein LOC142168970, translated to METNCIKYVEKCHHFQVEATSYKAVTKKVIADFIQNHIVCRFGVPKSIITNNASNLYSDLMKAMCETFNIKYRNTTSYRPQMNGVVEAANKNIKKILRKMVDNYKKWHEKLLFALLGYRTTICKSTGATLYLLVYDTEDVMPTEVEIPSLRIIQEAKLSDAEWIQSRYEQLALIGGKRINAMCHSQLY